The following coding sequences lie in one Calypte anna isolate BGI_N300 chromosome 7, bCalAnn1_v1.p, whole genome shotgun sequence genomic window:
- the DPP4 gene encoding dipeptidyl peptidase 4 isoform X1, giving the protein MRTFLKWLLGFLGVAVVVTAIAVSLVLLSGESTYSERTYTLQNYLNNDYKYRTYDLQWISGNQYLHKAANGDILRIDAETGTSSVVLANTTLDKYKTTTAILSPDQKFALLQYSYTKLWRHSYTASYHIYDFSSSSILDGRLLHNDTQYISWSPDGQKLAYVWNNNVYVKASPTEKPLQITTSGAENKIFNGIPDWVYEEEMFGSSSALWWSPNGNFVAYAAFNDIEVPVIEYSFYSEDTLQYPKTIRIPYPKAGAVNPTVRFFIVDTRSLPDFRSAEISPPAEIKSGDHYLSVVTWVTDERICLQWLRRIQNFSVLTVCDFETASGNWSCPQEKQLTEKSTTGWIGRFQPSVPHFMPDNATYYKIFSDAVGYKHIHYIHGSQAPVPITSGKWEVISIEAVTNNFLYYISNENGGMPGGRNLYKVHLETSPASIKCVSCDLDQERCQYYSVSFSKDAQYYQLDCRGPGLPRSTLHKSSDDQVLRYLENNTELENSLKDIQMPSKIFGSISVGGYNLWYQMILPPHFQSSRKYPLLLDVYAGPCSQKVDYTFQMSWATYLASTEQIIVASFDGRGSGYQGDEIMHAIYRRLGTYEVEDQITAARKFSEMSFIDKDRIAIWGWSYGGYVTSMVLGSGSGVFKCGIAVAPVSRWQYYDSIYTERYMGLPIASDNLKNYNTSTVMARAEKFKEVEYLLIHGTADDNVHFQQAAQISKALVDAEVDFQAMWYTDKDHAISGQAHKHIYTHMSHFIKQCFSLP; this is encoded by the exons aaagcacCTATTCAGAAAGAACATACACTCTTCAGAATTACTTAAACAATGATTATAAGTACAGAACATACGATTTGCAGTGGATTTCAG GAAATCAGTATCTTCACAAAGCAGCTAATGGGGACATTCTGCGTATCGATGCTGAGACCGGAACATCCTCAGTAGTCTTGGCAAATACAACATTA GATAAATACAAGACAACCACAGCTATATTGTCTCCTGACCAGAAGTTTGCTCTTCTGCAGTACAGCTATACGAAG TTGTGGAGGCATTCCTATACAGCTTCATATCATATCTATGATTTCAGTAGCAG ttctaTCCTAGATGGCAGACTACTGCATAATGATACACAGTATATATCCTGGTCACCTGATGGTCAGAAACTG GCATATGTGTGGAATAATAATGTTTATGTAAAAGCTTCACCAACAGAAAAACCTTTGCAAATCACTACAAGTGGAGcggaaaataaaattttcaatgGAATACCAGATTGGGTTTATGAAG AGGAAATGTTTGGCTCCAGTTCTGCTCTGTGGTGGTCTCCAAATGGCAATTTTGTGGCATATGCAGCATTTAATGATATAGAAGTTCCTGTTATAGAGTATTCCTTTTATTCTGAGGACACCTTGCAATATCCAAAGACCATTAGAATCCCATATCCCAAG gcaGGAGCTGTAAATCCAACTGTGCGATTCTTTATTGTGGATACCAGATCACTTCCTGATTTCCGCTCTGCTGAAATATCTCcacctgcagaaataaaatcagg TGATCATTATTTGAGTGTTGTAACATGGGTGACAGATGAAAGGATCTGTCTGCAGTGGCTCAGaagaattcagaatttttcagtcCTCACAGTCTGTGACTTTGAAACTGCTTCTGGAAATTGGTCATGTCCGcag gaaAAACAACTTACAGAAAAAAGTACAACTGGCTGGATTGGCAGA TTTCAACCATCTGTCCCTCACTTTATGCCTGACAACGCTACCTACTACAAAATCTTCAGCGATGCAGTAGGTTACAAGCACATCCATTACATACATGGCTCACAG GCTCCAGTACCTATTACTTCAGGAAAGTGGGAAGTAATCAGTATAGAAGCTGTAACGAATAACTTTTT ATATTACATCAGTAATGAAAACGGTGGAATGCCAGGAGGAAGGAATCTTTAtaa AGTGCACTTGGAAACCAGTCCAGCTTCTATTAAATGTGTTAGCTGTGATCTGGATCAAGAAAGATGCCAGTATTATTCTGTGTCCTTCAGCAAAGATGCACAGTATTATCAGCTAGATTGTCGTG GTCCTGGTCTGCCCAGATCTACTCTACACAAAAGCAGTGATGATCAAG TCCTCAGGTACTTGGAAAATAACACTGAACTGGAAAATTCATTGAAAGATATTCAGATGCCGTCAAAAATATTTGGCTCCATTAGTGTAGGTGGATATA ACCTGTGGTATCAAATGATACTGCCTCCCCATTTCCAGTCATCAAGGAAGTACCCCCTGCTCCTTGACGT GTATGCGGGACCCTGTAGTCAGAAAGTGGATTATACCTTCCAGATGAGCTGGGCTACTTACCTCGCAAGCACCGAGCAGATCATTGTGGCCAGCTTTGATGGCAGAGGAAGTGGATACCAAGGCGATGAAATTATGCATGCAATATACCGAAGGCTGGGAACATATGAAGTGGAAGATCAGATAACAGCAGCCAG aaaattttctgaaatgagCTTTATCGATAAGGACAGAATAGCTATTTGGGGTTGG TCTTACGGGGGATATGTGACCTCCATGGTGCTTGGCTCTGGAAGCGGTGTGTTCAAGTGTGGAATAGCGGTTGCCCCTGTGTCACGTTGGCAATATTATG attcAATATACACAGAGCGATACATGGGCCTTCCTATAGCAAGTGATAATCTGAAAAACtataat ACTTCAACAGTAATGGCCAGAGCTGAAAAATTCAAGGAAGTTGAATATCTCCTTATTCATGGAACAGCAGATG aTAACGTTCACTTTCAGCAAGCAGCACAGATTTCCAAAGCTCTTGTTGATGCTGAAGTGGATTTTCAGGCAATG tGGTACACAGACAAAGACCACGCCATCAGCGGTCAAGCACATAAGCATATTTATACCCATATGAGCCACTTCATAAAGCAGTGTTTCTCACTGCCCTAA
- the DPP4 gene encoding dipeptidyl peptidase 4 isoform X2 yields the protein MIISTEHTICSGFQDKYKTTTAILSPDQKFALLQYSYTKLWRHSYTASYHIYDFSSSSILDGRLLHNDTQYISWSPDGQKLAYVWNNNVYVKASPTEKPLQITTSGAENKIFNGIPDWVYEEEMFGSSSALWWSPNGNFVAYAAFNDIEVPVIEYSFYSEDTLQYPKTIRIPYPKAGAVNPTVRFFIVDTRSLPDFRSAEISPPAEIKSGDHYLSVVTWVTDERICLQWLRRIQNFSVLTVCDFETASGNWSCPQEKQLTEKSTTGWIGRFQPSVPHFMPDNATYYKIFSDAVGYKHIHYIHGSQAPVPITSGKWEVISIEAVTNNFLYYISNENGGMPGGRNLYKVHLETSPASIKCVSCDLDQERCQYYSVSFSKDAQYYQLDCRGPGLPRSTLHKSSDDQVLRYLENNTELENSLKDIQMPSKIFGSISVGGYNLWYQMILPPHFQSSRKYPLLLDVYAGPCSQKVDYTFQMSWATYLASTEQIIVASFDGRGSGYQGDEIMHAIYRRLGTYEVEDQITAARKFSEMSFIDKDRIAIWGWSYGGYVTSMVLGSGSGVFKCGIAVAPVSRWQYYDSIYTERYMGLPIASDNLKNYNTSTVMARAEKFKEVEYLLIHGTADDNVHFQQAAQISKALVDAEVDFQAMWYTDKDHAISGQAHKHIYTHMSHFIKQCFSLP from the exons ATGATTATAAGTACAGAACATACGATTTGCAGTGGATTTCAG GATAAATACAAGACAACCACAGCTATATTGTCTCCTGACCAGAAGTTTGCTCTTCTGCAGTACAGCTATACGAAG TTGTGGAGGCATTCCTATACAGCTTCATATCATATCTATGATTTCAGTAGCAG ttctaTCCTAGATGGCAGACTACTGCATAATGATACACAGTATATATCCTGGTCACCTGATGGTCAGAAACTG GCATATGTGTGGAATAATAATGTTTATGTAAAAGCTTCACCAACAGAAAAACCTTTGCAAATCACTACAAGTGGAGcggaaaataaaattttcaatgGAATACCAGATTGGGTTTATGAAG AGGAAATGTTTGGCTCCAGTTCTGCTCTGTGGTGGTCTCCAAATGGCAATTTTGTGGCATATGCAGCATTTAATGATATAGAAGTTCCTGTTATAGAGTATTCCTTTTATTCTGAGGACACCTTGCAATATCCAAAGACCATTAGAATCCCATATCCCAAG gcaGGAGCTGTAAATCCAACTGTGCGATTCTTTATTGTGGATACCAGATCACTTCCTGATTTCCGCTCTGCTGAAATATCTCcacctgcagaaataaaatcagg TGATCATTATTTGAGTGTTGTAACATGGGTGACAGATGAAAGGATCTGTCTGCAGTGGCTCAGaagaattcagaatttttcagtcCTCACAGTCTGTGACTTTGAAACTGCTTCTGGAAATTGGTCATGTCCGcag gaaAAACAACTTACAGAAAAAAGTACAACTGGCTGGATTGGCAGA TTTCAACCATCTGTCCCTCACTTTATGCCTGACAACGCTACCTACTACAAAATCTTCAGCGATGCAGTAGGTTACAAGCACATCCATTACATACATGGCTCACAG GCTCCAGTACCTATTACTTCAGGAAAGTGGGAAGTAATCAGTATAGAAGCTGTAACGAATAACTTTTT ATATTACATCAGTAATGAAAACGGTGGAATGCCAGGAGGAAGGAATCTTTAtaa AGTGCACTTGGAAACCAGTCCAGCTTCTATTAAATGTGTTAGCTGTGATCTGGATCAAGAAAGATGCCAGTATTATTCTGTGTCCTTCAGCAAAGATGCACAGTATTATCAGCTAGATTGTCGTG GTCCTGGTCTGCCCAGATCTACTCTACACAAAAGCAGTGATGATCAAG TCCTCAGGTACTTGGAAAATAACACTGAACTGGAAAATTCATTGAAAGATATTCAGATGCCGTCAAAAATATTTGGCTCCATTAGTGTAGGTGGATATA ACCTGTGGTATCAAATGATACTGCCTCCCCATTTCCAGTCATCAAGGAAGTACCCCCTGCTCCTTGACGT GTATGCGGGACCCTGTAGTCAGAAAGTGGATTATACCTTCCAGATGAGCTGGGCTACTTACCTCGCAAGCACCGAGCAGATCATTGTGGCCAGCTTTGATGGCAGAGGAAGTGGATACCAAGGCGATGAAATTATGCATGCAATATACCGAAGGCTGGGAACATATGAAGTGGAAGATCAGATAACAGCAGCCAG aaaattttctgaaatgagCTTTATCGATAAGGACAGAATAGCTATTTGGGGTTGG TCTTACGGGGGATATGTGACCTCCATGGTGCTTGGCTCTGGAAGCGGTGTGTTCAAGTGTGGAATAGCGGTTGCCCCTGTGTCACGTTGGCAATATTATG attcAATATACACAGAGCGATACATGGGCCTTCCTATAGCAAGTGATAATCTGAAAAACtataat ACTTCAACAGTAATGGCCAGAGCTGAAAAATTCAAGGAAGTTGAATATCTCCTTATTCATGGAACAGCAGATG aTAACGTTCACTTTCAGCAAGCAGCACAGATTTCCAAAGCTCTTGTTGATGCTGAAGTGGATTTTCAGGCAATG tGGTACACAGACAAAGACCACGCCATCAGCGGTCAAGCACATAAGCATATTTATACCCATATGAGCCACTTCATAAAGCAGTGTTTCTCACTGCCCTAA